In Hemiscyllium ocellatum isolate sHemOce1 chromosome 23, sHemOce1.pat.X.cur, whole genome shotgun sequence, the sequence TTTGCACCAATATATTCCATTAACATTCCAAACCAAGGTGTTGCACTGTGAGCAGTATTAGATGGGAAGGAAATATTGAAGACTGCTTAGAACGATTTAATTTATTGGAGCTCCTAGTGTAACAAATTCAAGGCTATTTTTAACTGTCAGTGTCTGGCTTACAATGCAATGATGAATTCACTTCAGTTCTTCTGCTAAACCTCTCTTCCTGATTGTTTCCTTTCTTGCTGTCTCCAGGCAGTGTGCCTTAGCGGCCTTAAGAGATGCAAAATCCTACCTTACTGAGGATGGTGGTCAGATTGCAGTAAGTACCCTCCCTATGACTGTCAGACTAAGCAGCATACTTTTGATAGTGGAATAGTCTCTGCCAAGATTTCCCACAGACCCGAGGGAGCTGTTTTCCATCTTGGTTTTTCAGTCAGTATCTGGGTCACCGAGtttggattttcttttaaaaacagtgCTTGACTTCATGACCCAGTGAAGAATAGCAATGCTAGAGCTATGCAGTTATTTTCCTCCTCTGTTCTTCTTGAACAAAATGCCTAGTGATGGTTTAAAATTGAAAGAGTTGGGCATTCCTTGGGCTCCGAACATAACCATTATTTTGAGTCATGTAGACATTACCTTGACAGAACAACATTTTAGTCCATGTGTTGTACAAGTTATAATTCTTAGTTTCATGATTCAATATTTTGTATCTATTTAAAATGAAGTCTCATATACTCGTGCTAGATTTTCTGGTATACTGTGTACTAATCATTGACACTGAAATAGACTAGATGTTTCTAAACACCATTGTGATTGAAAGCATTTGTCTTCCATTTACAGTTGAGTTAATCGAGAATGCTGTTGCTTTGAGCAGCTACTTGAGCACAATATAAGTTGTTGACCTTTGTGACCAGAGCTCctgttattttatttttaaggTTTTTGATGCTACAAATACCacaagagaaaggagagagatgaTCCTAAACTTTGCCAAAGAACATGAATGGAAGGTCAGTATAGTTTAAAGACCATTCCAGATAGCTGGCCTGTTATAGATTCTTCTCAATCAGAACCACCTCAATCGCTTCACGTCTTGTCTTTAAACAGAGAAGGTAGCATAATGGTCTGGGTCCTAGTCTAGGCTGGCTTATGCTTAGAGATGGTGTGCCCCCATAACTTTGGACATTGAGCagttcaactttttttttgttttcctttagtTTTGTTCTGACAATATGTACTGCACATTTGAGTGCTATGATTGTGTGGAGTGCAAATAAATCTGATTCTGAATGGGGCTCCCATTTCCTGCAGTAGCATCTATATTTTCCTTTCCTTAGCAATATATGAAAGTCAGCCAGTATTCTGAACACACCGTTCCCTTGAGTCTCTTCCAGCGGTGGATTGAAATTTTCATTTCCCACCACAACTCTGTATGCAGCAGGGAATTTGTGGTGTTGATAGTAGCCGTAATGTGGAGGTGAccatgtcagaagtcacatggcaccaggttatcgtccaacaggcttatttgaaatcacaagcttccggagtgctgcctcttcatcaggtgaaggactTCACCTGACGCagggagcaacactccgaaagcttgtgatttcaattaacCCTGACGGACgataacctggtgccatgtgacttctgacattgagAACTTGTCAGCAGGCTTCAGAATTGGAAGCTTTTcctctttttgtttgtttttaaaaatttttactTTTTGAAGCAATTTCTCTCGTCAAATGATGTTCAATGTAACTATTGACCTGGTGACCTTAACTTTTACCTTCTCTCCTGTGTGAAATTACTAAAAATGCTGTCTTTCTTTCACAGGTATTTTTCGTGGAATCGGTTTGTGATGATCCAAGTGTGGTGGCTGCAAACATCATGGTAAGTGGGAGAATTATTGTTTTGTTCCAATAGCAAATCATCAAATTTTTGGGGGTCCTTTTTGTTTTGAGAAGATTAGTTAATCAGTAAGACTGATGGTGTTTCATGATACACAGGATGTGAAAGTGTCGAGTCCAGATTACATGGATTGTAACAGGACAGATGCAATGGAAGACTTCCTGAAGAGAATTGAATGCTATAAAGCAACATACCAGCCCTTGGACCCAGATCATTATGACAAGTAAATCGctacttttctttttattattagGATATCAATACAATGTCTGTCTGTGCTTGCAACTTTGACTGTTATACAACGCTACcaaatacaggtagttctcctataatgctgtAGTTGGTTTCCAGTGAAACCTTGCTTAATAGAAAATTGctgaatagaaataatggggcctatgggacgAGTGGGGATTGGGGCAGACCAGCCAAAAATATCTCACTCTCACCTCGCTCAAAAATCACAAAGTCTAATGCAAAGTATAACGCAGCCTGAATGAGAGTTGAAATCATACTTACTAACAAAAcgaaagtaaatttaacacagtacgtTTTAAAACAAATGTAAGGAAGCTGCTCTCTGTATAGTATCTCTCACAGCTGCTCTGTTGGCAGCTGACATCGTGTATATGCAGAATGGCATGGAGATTTCGGTGTGGATATCGGCGCGTGCACAGAATGAACCACGTGAACCGATCCCTGCTGGAATCGCGCTATTGCCAACAGAGGTAAGTGTTCCCTGGTTCTTCAGCAACATTGTCAAATCGTGCTGCCGAAGTGCACTTTATACGAGAACTACCTGTACCATAATTATTCACTTGGAGTGGGAATGCTGTTCAATCATCTGGCACAGCCTGACTGTACTCTGTCTGGATGAAGATTGATGCGTGCTGGAAGTTGTTTGGTACAAAGAAATGGGCTTGGGGCCTGATGCAGACTCGTAGAAAAAGTGCCTTTTGGGAGtctgaataaatgcaagaatGATGTTCCCAGTGACCCTAGAGTGTAGAACcagagggtcacagtctaaggataagaGATAGACTGTTTAGGactaaaatgaggagaaatttctttgcaCAGTGGTGAGCTTGTGGGAATCTTTAACcataaagcagttgaggccaaaatcttgaatattttcaagaagcaGTCAGATGTAATTCCTTTGGTCTGAAAGGATACATAGAGAAAGTGGGTCAGGGGCCTgggttggatggtcagccatgagcCCAATGATAGAAAATAGCAGCTTGCGTGGTCAATGTTGCTATATCATGTGGAAGTGATgggtgcaggtacaattacaacatttgaatacgtacatgaataggaaaagtttggagggataaggagcAAAcaagtgggacgagtttagtttgggattatattcggaatggactggttggaccaaagggtctgtttccgtgctgtatcactctgacTATATATCGTGTTGCTCTCGCTGTTTCTCTTGTGCTACCCATTCAGTCCTTAACTAATGGGATCAGGTCAAACTTTGCCTATTAACCTATTTTGCAAAAGTTCTGAAAGACATTTTTATTGTAATTGACGTCATTGGGTGTCCCTTCTAACAATACACATGACATTTATGGTGCTGCTTCTGTAGAGTTGTGATCAAAGTAATGTTGCTGGGTTATTGTGAAGAGAATTAAAATTGTACTGAACATCTGTACTAACTATTTCCACTTCTTTTGTTTAGGGATCTGTCATTCATCAAAGTGATTAACGTAGGCCGGAGATTCCTTGTAAATCGGGTCCAAGATCACATCCAGAGCAAAATTGTTTATTACCTGATGAATATTCATATCCAGCCTCGGACAATCTACTTGTGTCGCCATGGGGAAAGTGAATACAATCTCCAAGGCCGGATTGGTGGGGACTCTGGCCTCTCATACAGAGGAAAGAAGGTACCTGTTAACACTGGCAACGTTTTTGGCTATTTTTTATTCACAATGAAGCACAGGGCTATTGAAAGATCTTTCAATCTGACTTGTGAGCACACGCATTTGTGAATGCAATCTGATTTGGAGTGTAGTTTTAAAGGGCTGACATACAAATGCTGTTTCATTATGAATGGTTCCTTAATGTTGTACTGCATTATGTTCCAACTTGGAAATGGGCTCCAGGAAGGTATCTGTTTGGACTGTCTGAATGCAGATatagcctagattagagtggtgatagggaaagcgcagcaggtcaggcagcttccgaggagcaggaaaaatcgatgtttcgggcaaaagcccttcatcagggcttttccTGATTTTGAAGGTCTGTCATTCAGTTCTATTCTGACTGATCAGAGACCGAACTCCCATATTCCCACCTTTTTGCTCCAATGACCATTAgtttacttagtgtggaaacaggcccttcggcccaaaagtccacaccgaccctctgaagagcaaaccacctagacccattcccctacacctaacactacgggcaatttagcatggccaattcacctaacctgcatgtctttggacgaggggaggaaacccacgcagacactgggagaacgtgcaaactccacacacagttgcccgaggtgggaattgaacccaggtatctggcgctgtgaggcagcagtgctaaccatcgtgCCGCTAAATAAACAAAACCGGTCATCTATCTCCGCTATAAATTAAGCATTTGATCTTATGTTGATTGCAATTTAAGTAAGAGTTCCCAACTCTATTTACAAAGTGTTTTCTCATTTTAttcctgaagaaactcagcaagtctggcagcattggtggagagagaaagcagagttaatgtttcatgtcttcTTTGGTTCTTTAGTTCGATGGAGCATTGCCAGActcggacctgctgagtttctccaacaatttctgtttgtgttttagatcttcagcatccgctgttctttgttttatttcagcaaAAATAGTTTCCTAACCCTAAAATGTTACCCATAAACATGTTTGATCAAATCTCCCTTTTTTATTTTAACTAAATTCCAGGGGAGTACTGCTGCAGtttgtgtaattttttttttaaacactgggAAGTTCAGCCTGTACTAGTGGTATTCCTCCTTGTGaacataaaaaaaacacaagattgCTAACTTGGTGTTTTTAGCAATTACTTTactcactgctctgcctggttAACTTCCCAACTCATTTGACATCTACATGCAGCCTCtcggcaccagggacccgggtttgattctagcctttgGCGACTGtcagtctgtgtggattttgcatgttctccccgtgtctgcgtgggtttcctccaggtgctccggttttctcccacagtccagagacgTTCCGGTccagtagattggccatgctaaattgcaggtagtgttaggtgcattagtcagagggaaatgtctctgggtgggttactcttcagagggttgtgtggacttgttgggtcgaaagggcttgtttccatactgcagggaatccaatctaatctacgAACACATGTAATAGTCAATATGATCTGCTAAGTCATTTCTCTCCTGGCAatgtcaatgatttttttttctctctagttcaaattttgtctttgttttgtttGACAATATGCAATTGTGGCaccgtggtagtgtccctgcctctggccCAGGTTGAAGTCCCACATACCCCAGAAGTTTGTAATAATTCTCAAAAGTTTTTTAAGGATTTTAGAATAATTATTTTAGTGCTAAGTTTTTGAGTTGGTACAGTTAGCGTTTGTGAAGGTGCTGAAATAAGTTAATGGGGGTGGCTGGTTTACACTGTTTGGGGATTAGCTAGCCCTGACTGCTGTCTTCAGGATCAGATGGTGCCTCTTTCTGCCTCCTTTCTTCAAATAAATGGTCGGACTATATTTGAAGTGGTCAGGTCTGGGCACCTTAGTTAATTAAAGACATAACCCTCTCGAGTGCAAAGGAGACTTTACTGGAATGATATCGCGaagagggattttagatacaaggaatgATCAGAAGAATTGGGCTAGGAGCAGTAGATTTAACAAGGGGTATGTATTGAGGTGTTTAAAACTTTTGAACAacttttgacagggtaaagaaggatattcatTTTCCACTAGTTAGCAAGACAGTAACTAGGGTTCACAATTTCAAGAtggtcagcaagagagctaggtgtgagataaggagaaacctcttaaCTCCAAatattaggatttggaatgtgctatcTGGGAACATGTAGGTTGATTCCATAGGTTTCAAGAGAGCTTGATTTATATATTTGATAGTGGTGAATTGGAGAGGTATggaaatagagctggagagtgggaccagctgggtagctcttttgaGAACTGTTacaggggtcaaatggcctcttctgcTATAAATACTATGACATGAGCATTTGAAAAAGAAGTGCTCTTTCGTTCCTtgacagtcttttttttaaatttgtgcttaattttttttcttttcagttttccTCTGCACTCAGCACCTTTCTGGAGGAACAGAATCTTAAGGATCTGAAAGTATGGACCAGCCAACTAAAGCGAACCATCCAAACAGCAGAGGTTTTGGGAGGTCGATATGAGCAATGGAAGGCTCTGAATGAAATTGATGctgtaaggtttttttttaagcagtATTTCAGTGCTTGTGCTCAGGCTGCCACCTATTGCTCTACTGTCTGTAAATGAACGGGGAACTTGATGGGCAGTTATCAAACAGATCGTAAAATCTATTCTTGCACTTCATTTAGCTGCTGTTGCAAAAGTTTGCTGCTGCCCTCTTCAAGGGTTGCCCTCTAACCTTTTTTAGAAGGGTAATATCATGGGTACCAATCAGTGAACTTCCTGCCACAGTATTCTTCCCTGACTATTGGGCATCAATTGAGATAAAGTTGGAATTCTCCCAGAGACGGCGCTCTCATTAGGGAGGGGATTGGTGGTGACTTTGACTTGAGGGTCACCCTGCCCTGAGTGAGGAAGtaaggtctgtgtgtgtgtgtctcaccaactgagctaatcaactCCGTTCTCCCCATCCCCGAGCATCAAGTAATACATTGTACCTACTGCTCAAGGAATACTATTGCTTCTGTGCTGTCACTCCCAGTGTAATCGATGCCAAATCTACATATTCGAGCACAATCCATTTCAAACAAACCAAGGAGAAATGATTAATAAATTATTGGGGCAAAACTGAATAGTTTCCTTGTTTGTAATGATGTGGACAAGAACATTGATTTTTGATTTATTCTGGCAAGCTTGGTTTTATAGGCTTCTCATAGGTTAATTCCAGATCCATTTTGTATtcggttttttaaaaatctactcaTGGGACTAGTGCATTGGCTAGGCAGCACCtctttattgcctgcccctagttgccccttgaagttgggggtgagctgcctccttgaaccgctgcagtgccAATGCAgcaggttgacctacaatgcccttgggaaggaaattccaggattttgacccagtgatgctgaaggaacggtgatatattatcaaatcaggattgtgagtggcttagagggcaTCTTGTAGCGGTGGCGCTCCCATGTATCAGCTGCTTTCATCACTTTAGATGCGAATGGGTGTATGTTTCCTTCATTCTCAACAGCGAGTAAGTGAATTTTGAAAGCTTAAAATTCCTGAAAAACATTTCGGATTTCCTCCAGTTGCAAATGATGCTATATAATGgaagttcttttttaaaaaaaacttttttttagggAAGGTAACCAGTAatttttttttttcaaacttgtgTATTGACCTATAGTCCTCCACGTTGCATCTGCTGTTTGGGGTAAATTTATGAAGTGTTTTAAGGTGACATTTGTTTATTGCAGGGTGTATGTGAGGACCTGACCTATGAAGAAATCAAGGAACAGCATCCTGAGGAATATGCGTTACGTGAACAGGACAAATATTATTACCGCTACCCAACTGGTGAGGTAGGTAGCAGCTTGTAGTATTGACTGAGCGTGATTGCTTCGCTTTGGGAAGGAAACCTTTTGAAGCTTAATCCATTTAACAAAGTGAAGACACCAAATTCCTGGCTCTGTTTCAGGAATGGATAAAGTCTGTTTCAAAAAACTGGCTTTATGATCCTTCTTTTTGAAGGGTGTGATTTCCATAGCGACATCCAGGATGTATACTAGACTCTACCTCCTCTTGTACAGATGCCGCTGGTGATAATCCAAAACAATACTTAACCCCTCCCTTTAATTTTGTAATCCTGTTGGATTTACCTCCTGAAAAGTGTTACTTTTTTGAAATTGTAAATtgaatggtggttttttttttgttgttgttttagtCTTACCAAGACTTGGTGCAGCGTTTAGAACCAGTCATCATGGAGCTGGAGAGACAGGGAAATGTATTGGTCATATGTCACCAGGCTGTCATGCGTTGTCTCCTTGCTTATTTTCTAGATAAAAGTGCAGGTATGTGCATTGAAGAACAccttttattttaattatatcCAATCTTTGTTCCATTTAATAGATCAATGACCAGCTTTTTCTTGCTGATGAAACAGCAAGTCTAGATGATTGCAGTGTCATTTAATCAGCAGTAGTGCAATGTGGTTGGACTCAGCTGTGTATCAGTCATGCATCGTATTAAATGTTGAACCTAACAAGGAGATGAAGTGTAATATGATGGCTAATGGTATTGGGTGGTTTCTGTTTTTGTAGACGAGCTGCCCTACCTAAAGTGTCCTCTTCACACTGTGTTAAAATTGACTCCATTTGCTTATGGTGAGTTTGGTTTTCTTTTGCATGTCATTTGGTTTGATTTTACATTCAAGTGGATGATGAGcttaattttctttcttttttacatTCAATTAGGCTGCAAGGTTGAGTCTATCTTTTTAAATGTGGAAGCAGTAAACACACACAGAGATCGACCAGAGGTGAGTATTTGGTTTCTCACACATACAATACAGTTTGTTTTCCCTTTTTAAAAGCAGTTGCTGCATCATTGTTTTTAAGTAAGTTGTCTGTCTGAGGCAGCAGAGCATGTTATGGGGCAGGAACTGAGTGAAAACTTAAAAAACCGGGGTCACATCAAGTTGGGCAAATATCTGcacaaaggagcaggagatgtCTTGATCTTTTAACTGAGGAGCGAATCCAGCCAAGCACTGAGCTTGCTGCAGTGCCTCAGCTGATTCCTTGCAGCTGGCTTGCGTTAATTTGCAAGCCTATTTTGAATTGCTTTACGAATGTCATGGGTTCAAGAGTTCCTTTTTTATGAGGAAGGAGAGTCTGATGATTTCCAGTCGTCATATTTTGCAATGCAGGGTAACCCAAGGCTCCTCTCCAGATTGTGTAAGGGCTATTTGAAATTGGTATTTTGTCACCAACGAAGGCACTGGATTCCATCCGCTCACCCCTGacccctctctcacctttctcTGAAGTGTTTTTGCTGTTGATCGATTTGGGTCAGTGTTTTGTGGCAGGGCCAGCTTATGCTGTTGCTAGATGACCATACACCATGAAGTGAATGGGAAAGATCAGTGTGTTCCCTGACTGTTGGTCAGCTTGTTCTGCATTGTATAACAGAAGGATTGAATGTGTAACTTGTTAGGTTGTGCTGACGGTCTATGCAATCTCTGCTTTGCTGCAGGATAGTCTAACTGGCCACCTGTTCCCTTCCGAGGAGAGCACACGCAATTctgctgatttttatttttgaCTAAGTTGATGTCAAAAAGCTTTGTGTCCTATTTTAGCTTGAGACTGATCTTGCTTCCCCTGTCTTTCCATCGCCTTGAGTTTTTAGTCTTTTCAGTTTCTTTTTCGAAGAAGGGCAGACTGTTGATATCTGAGAATTGCTCAGTTCTGCAATTTTTGGATTGCTGAAGAAATGTGCTCACTCTCTGGTAGGGTCCCTGCTGAGCTGACTGCTGGGAAGTGTGCTAAAGAGAAAATAACCAAAAG encodes:
- the pfkfb3 gene encoding 6-phosphofructo-2-kinase/fructose-2,6-bisphosphatase 3 isoform X1; the encoded protein is MPRELTRNPMQKIWIPYKDERPALLSRPSVPHLTNSPTVIVMVGLPARGKTYIAKKLTRYLNWIGAPTKVFNVGEYRREAVKWYRSYDFFRHDNEDAMKIRKQCALAALRDAKSYLTEDGGQIAVFDATNTTRERREMILNFAKEHEWKVFFVESVCDDPSVVAANIMDVKVSSPDYMDCNRTDAMEDFLKRIECYKATYQPLDPDHYDKDLSFIKVINVGRRFLVNRVQDHIQSKIVYYLMNIHIQPRTIYLCRHGESEYNLQGRIGGDSGLSYRGKKFSSALSTFLEEQNLKDLKVWTSQLKRTIQTAEVLGGRYEQWKALNEIDAGVCEDLTYEEIKEQHPEEYALREQDKYYYRYPTGESYQDLVQRLEPVIMELERQGNVLVICHQAVMRCLLAYFLDKSADELPYLKCPLHTVLKLTPFAYGCKVESIFLNVEAVNTHRDRPEDIGKKGSNPLMRRNSVTPLASPEPNKKPRIEGLDDHVASSSSAMPVCLASEVSTPLPGQIVNEVPRSSEVV
- the pfkfb3 gene encoding 6-phosphofructo-2-kinase/fructose-2,6-bisphosphatase 3 isoform X2 — translated: MPLGVASVPHLTNSPTVIVMVGLPARGKTYIAKKLTRYLNWIGAPTKVFNVGEYRREAVKWYRSYDFFRHDNEDAMKIRKQCALAALRDAKSYLTEDGGQIAVFDATNTTRERREMILNFAKEHEWKVFFVESVCDDPSVVAANIMDVKVSSPDYMDCNRTDAMEDFLKRIECYKATYQPLDPDHYDKDLSFIKVINVGRRFLVNRVQDHIQSKIVYYLMNIHIQPRTIYLCRHGESEYNLQGRIGGDSGLSYRGKKFSSALSTFLEEQNLKDLKVWTSQLKRTIQTAEVLGGRYEQWKALNEIDAGVCEDLTYEEIKEQHPEEYALREQDKYYYRYPTGESYQDLVQRLEPVIMELERQGNVLVICHQAVMRCLLAYFLDKSADELPYLKCPLHTVLKLTPFAYGCKVESIFLNVEAVNTHRDRPEDIGKKGSNPLMRRNSVTPLASPEPNKKPRIEGLDDHVASSSSAMPVCLASEVSTPLPGQIVNEVPRSSEVV
- the pfkfb3 gene encoding 6-phosphofructo-2-kinase/fructose-2,6-bisphosphatase 3 isoform X3 yields the protein MPRELTRNPMQKIWIPYKDERPALLSRPSVPHLTNSPTVIVMVGLPARGKTYIAKKLTRYLNWIGAPTKVFNVGEYRREAVKWYRSYDFFRHDNEDAMKIRKQCALAALRDAKSYLTEDGGQIAVFDATNTTRERREMILNFAKEHEWKVFFVESVCDDPSVVAANIMDVKVSSPDYMDCNRTDAMEDFLKRIECYKATYQPLDPDHYDKDLSFIKVINVGRRFLVNRVQDHIQSKIVYYLMNIHIQPRTIYLCRHGESEYNLQGRIGGDSGLSYRGKKFSSALSTFLEEQNLKDLKVWTSQLKRTIQTAEVLGGRYEQWKALNEIDAGVCEDLTYEEIKEQHPEEYALREQDKYYYRYPTGESYQDLVQRLEPVIMELERQGNVLVICHQAVMRCLLAYFLDKSADELPYLKCPLHTVLKLTPFAYGCKVESIFLNVEAVNTHRDRPEIVNEVPRSSEVV